The Littorina saxatilis isolate snail1 linkage group LG13, US_GU_Lsax_2.0, whole genome shotgun sequence genome contains a region encoding:
- the LOC138945946 gene encoding cys-loop ligand-gated ion channel-like, which translates to MAEFPVIQKQNSTVQLLQSKEAREVQLRVVYIKLDEIVTIQEQFSGIVFLRARWREPTLDNTTVRDVDNADWAACWDPKLDIQNVKGEPKASKWRELEFGPNGEVYVVERLRVKGAFAERMELTHFPFDLQDLSVLVTSELKEHEIHLVEDEHDISIVDINAFADDQEWDLHPCVWTEPKVMVKSEYTQFAHSKPGLYFKCCATRLSGYFVWNIMFIMSAISLLSVVTFAVSRTLPQNRLQLSFILMLASVTFKFAASNSVPKIAYLTYLDRYILSLFIFTFLIAAWHGVVTRWEDYPSVQKDLDFWAFICFIILYVLIHVGFMIIIMFSGYRRRSFLIAREQEYTERAANLTGKLTSKKKKTGGFRRGLARMGFV; encoded by the exons ATGGCGGAGTTCCCAGTGATACAAAAACAGAACAGTACTGTGCAGCTGCTTCAAAGCAAAGAG GCACGAGAGGTACAGCTGCGAGTGGTGTACATCAAACTGGATGAGATTGTCACGATCCAAGAACAGTTCTCTGGCATCGTCTTCCTACGGGCAAGATGGCGGGAACCTACTCTTGACAACACGACCGTACGG GACGTGGACAATGCGGACTGGGCAGCGTGCTGGGACCCCAAGCTGGACATCCAGAACGTCAAAGGAGAACCCAAGGCTTCCAAGTGGAGAGAGTTGGAGTTCGGACCCAACGGAGAGGTGTACGTGGTGGAGAGACTCCGGGTCAAGGGAGCTTTCGCTGAACGGATGGAGCTGACCCACTTTCCTTTTGACTTGCAG GACCTGTCCGTCCTTGTGACCTCTGAGCTGAAGGAGCATGAAATCCACTTGGTGGAGGACGAGCATGATATTAGCATTGTGGACATCAACGCCTTCGCTGATGACCAG GAGTGGGACCTTCACCCCTGCGTGTGGACTGAGCCCAAGGTCATGGTCAAGTCAGAATACACGCAGTTCGCTCACAGCAAGCCCGGTCTGTACTTCAAATGCTGTGCAACTCGGCTTTCTGGCTACTTCGTCTGGAACATCATGTTTATCATG TCTGCGATCAGCCTGTTATCCGTGGTGACTTTCGCTGTGAGCCGAACACTTCCCCAGAACCGGCTCCAGTTGTCGTTTATCCTCATGCTCGCGAGTGTCACCTTTAAGTTCGCTGCCAGCAACTCCGTGCCAAAAATAGCCTATCTCACTTATTTG GATCGGTACATTCTGAGCCTGTTTATCTTCACCTTTCTGATCGCTGCGTGGCACGGCGTGGTGACTCGCTGGGAGGACTACCCTAGTGTACAGAAGGACTTGGACTTCTGGGCCTTCATCTGCTTCATCATCCTCTACGTTCTCATTCACGTCGGcttcatgatcatcatcatgttCTCT GGGTACCGAAGGCGCTCCTTTCTCATCGCACGGGAACAGGAATACACG GAGCGGGCCGCCAATCTGACCGGCAAACTCAcgtcaaagaagaagaagacgggtGGATTCAGACGAGGCCTAGCCAGAATGGGATTTGTCTGA